The following are from one region of the Orenia metallireducens genome:
- the flhB gene encoding flagellar biosynthesis protein FlhB — MASGEKTEKATPKKRSEARKEGQVAKSKELSSAFTLLFSFLMLSFWFKYMLHEIITFTNKIFMNYFEMELSINNFHTLLIEVIVFIAKIVAPLLLVSALVGVAVSYIQVGFLYTPKVLIPKFSKLNPLKGIKQIMFSKRSLVELIKSIMKITIVVSIAYSTIKKVAGKFSMLTNSSWASSLNLIGDTAYSLATKISAVFIILGIADFMYQKWQHEEDLKMSKQEVKQERENAEGKPEVKSKRRQKQQEMAMSRMMQDIPDASVVITNPTHFAVAIKFEMDEMDVPIVVAKGQDELALRIKEVAKENNVEIVEEKPLARALYRLVDVGEEIPLDLYQAVAEVLAYVYQLDQERRS, encoded by the coding sequence ATGGCATCAGGAGAGAAAACAGAAAAGGCCACCCCCAAGAAGAGGAGTGAGGCTAGAAAAGAGGGACAAGTTGCTAAGAGTAAAGAGTTAAGTAGTGCTTTTACTCTCTTATTTAGTTTTTTGATGTTATCCTTCTGGTTTAAATATATGCTTCATGAGATTATTACTTTTACTAATAAAATATTTATGAATTATTTTGAGATGGAATTATCTATTAATAATTTTCATACCCTTTTAATTGAGGTAATAGTCTTTATTGCAAAGATAGTTGCTCCATTATTATTGGTATCAGCTTTGGTGGGAGTAGCAGTAAGTTATATACAAGTTGGTTTTCTTTATACTCCTAAAGTATTGATTCCTAAGTTTAGTAAGTTAAACCCTTTAAAGGGGATAAAGCAGATAATGTTTTCTAAACGTTCTTTAGTAGAATTAATCAAATCTATCATGAAAATAACTATCGTTGTATCAATAGCATACAGCACTATAAAAAAAGTTGCAGGTAAATTTTCGATGTTGACTAATAGTAGTTGGGCCAGTTCATTAAACTTAATAGGAGATACTGCCTATTCTTTAGCTACGAAGATAAGTGCAGTTTTTATTATATTAGGGATAGCTGATTTTATGTATCAAAAATGGCAACATGAGGAAGACCTTAAGATGAGTAAACAAGAGGTTAAACAAGAAAGGGAGAATGCTGAAGGTAAGCCTGAAGTTAAATCTAAGCGTAGACAGAAGCAACAAGAGATGGCTATGAGTAGAATGATGCAGGATATACCTGATGCTTCCGTTGTTATTACCAACCCAACCCATTTTGCTGTAGCTATTAAGTTTGAGATGGATGAGATGGATGTCCCTATTGTAGTAGCTAAAGGGCAAGATGAATTGGCACTAAGAATTAAAGAGGTCGCTAAAGAAAATAATGTTGAGATTGTAGAAGAGAAGCCCTTGGCTCGGGCTTTATATAGACTTGTTGATGTTGGTGAAGAGATACCCCTTGATTTGTACCAAGCAGTAGCTGAAGTACTAGCTTATGTTTATCAATTAGATCAAGAAAGGAGGTCATAG
- a CDS encoding MinD/ParA family protein yields MNDQASKLRNLVEKMKVEKDKGKKERNTKSKGAYIYTVTSGKGGVGKSNFTANLALALNALGKKVIVLDADLGMANLDVILGVTPTYNLEHVMQGRKTLQEVIVEGPNGLSLIPGGSGIQELANLSQYQINNLISDFVRVGEEFDIILIDTGAGLAHNVVNFILGADEAIVISTPEPTSITDAYGVVKVISKHDREANIKLVINQAENEREGERIANRLIKTAYDFLELDIELLGVIPKDNAVVKSVMSRSPFLLEFPRAKVSKSINLTAAKLVDAEVCQDSEGIRGLFNRFLGI; encoded by the coding sequence ATGAATGATCAAGCATCTAAACTAAGAAATTTAGTAGAAAAAATGAAAGTAGAAAAGGATAAAGGAAAAAAAGAAAGAAATACAAAGAGTAAAGGTGCTTATATTTATACTGTTACTAGTGGTAAAGGTGGGGTAGGAAAGTCCAACTTCACTGCTAATTTAGCTTTAGCCTTGAATGCATTAGGAAAAAAGGTGATAGTTCTTGATGCTGATTTAGGTATGGCTAACTTAGATGTTATTTTGGGTGTAACGCCCACCTATAATTTAGAACATGTAATGCAAGGGCGTAAGACCTTACAAGAAGTTATTGTTGAGGGTCCTAATGGATTATCACTAATTCCTGGTGGTTCAGGGATACAAGAACTAGCTAATTTATCTCAATATCAAATCAATAATTTAATTAGTGACTTTGTTAGAGTTGGAGAAGAGTTTGATATTATTTTAATCGATACAGGAGCAGGATTAGCACATAATGTAGTAAACTTTATCTTAGGTGCTGATGAAGCTATTGTTATTTCTACTCCTGAACCTACTTCTATAACTGATGCGTATGGTGTTGTTAAGGTTATTAGTAAACACGACAGAGAAGCAAATATCAAACTTGTTATCAATCAAGCTGAGAATGAAAGAGAAGGTGAGAGAATAGCTAATCGTCTAATTAAGACTGCTTATGATTTTCTAGAACTAGATATTGAGTTGTTGGGGGTTATACCAAAAGACAATGCTGTAGTAAAATCTGTAATGAGCCGTAGTCCATTTCTTTTGGAATTTCCAAGAGCTAAAGTATCTAAAAGTATTAATCTTACAGCTGCTAAATTGGTAGATGCAGAAGTTTGCCAAGATTCTGAAGGGATTAGAGGCTTATTTAATAGATTTTTAGGGATTTAA
- a CDS encoding flagellar biosynthetic protein FliO, whose product MEYAFELLKVLLALLIVLAIFYGIVKFMKDKRSLFNKTNQLQVLEKCYLDTGHILYLVKVVDKVWLLSSTKEKIEFIEEIDTINLELQEKGESNLLKNSKD is encoded by the coding sequence ATGGAGTATGCTTTTGAACTATTAAAGGTATTATTAGCTTTGCTAATTGTACTAGCTATCTTTTATGGCATAGTAAAGTTTATGAAGGATAAAAGAAGTCTCTTTAATAAAACAAATCAACTTCAAGTATTAGAGAAGTGTTATTTAGATACTGGTCATATTTTATATTTGGTTAAGGTGGTAGATAAAGTCTGGTTACTATCCTCTACAAAAGAAAAAATTGAATTTATCGAAGAGATTGATACAATAAATTTAGAGCTTCAAGAGAAAGGGGAATCAAACCTCTTGAAGAATAGTAAGGACTGA
- the fliR gene encoding flagellar biosynthetic protein FliR, with amino-acid sequence MLAEELINQVYYFILILARVLGFLLIAPIFGSKALPNKLKIGLAAIITIILLPIISFDGLEAPEGLLIISFQIVIELFIGFIIGFIMSLNFMALQLAGQFIDTRIGFAMASVIDPQNGIRSPLMGQFKNILATLLFLIINGHHYLLKALTDSFSIVGVTKFQGSAELVWALFRIIGELFPIGFRLALPIIAILFIVDLAFGLVARVVPQLNVFMMGMPTKVLVGMIFLIIILPSYINTLQDLFAGTTENIYNILKLMIERG; translated from the coding sequence ATGCTAGCAGAAGAACTGATAAATCAAGTCTATTACTTCATATTAATCCTAGCAAGAGTTTTAGGTTTTTTGTTAATTGCCCCTATCTTTGGAAGCAAGGCCTTGCCTAATAAACTAAAGATAGGGTTGGCAGCAATTATCACTATTATTTTATTACCAATTATTTCCTTTGATGGGCTTGAAGCCCCAGAAGGGTTATTAATTATCTCTTTTCAAATTGTAATTGAGCTGTTTATTGGGTTTATAATAGGTTTTATTATGTCTCTAAATTTTATGGCTCTTCAATTGGCAGGACAATTTATTGATACAAGAATAGGATTTGCAATGGCTAGTGTAATTGATCCTCAAAATGGGATTCGGTCTCCTTTAATGGGTCAGTTTAAGAATATATTAGCTACATTGCTCTTTTTAATTATAAATGGTCATCATTATTTATTAAAAGCTTTAACTGATAGTTTTAGTATAGTTGGGGTGACCAAATTTCAGGGTTCTGCAGAGTTGGTATGGGCATTATTCAGAATTATTGGTGAATTATTTCCAATAGGTTTTAGGTTGGCTCTACCGATTATAGCTATCTTATTTATAGTTGATTTGGCTTTTGGTTTGGTAGCTAGAGTTGTTCCTCAGTTAAATGTCTTTATGATGGGGATGCCTACTAAGGTACTTGTAGGTATGATATTTTTAATTATTATTCTACCAAGTTATATAAATACCCTACAAGACCTCTTTGCTGGGACGACTGAGAATATCTATAATATATTAAAATTAATGATAGAAAGAGGATAA
- a CDS encoding chemotaxis protein CheC, translated as MKDIDGKLAKLGPIQLDALREVASIGAGNAATSLSEMLNDKIQMKVPKVNILPIDQVPEIMGGADNLIAAILVRIKGDINGGVLFTLGNNSANKLISLLIGEEVNIEKNIGELEESALKEVANILTGSNLNAFSQMLNIRIMPDVPALAHDMAGAILEVAFIEIGQIGDYALVIETEILGNLEVNGQFFIIPDPESLDFMLKRLGVDVD; from the coding sequence ATGAAGGATATTGATGGTAAGCTGGCTAAATTAGGACCTATACAGCTTGATGCTTTAAGAGAGGTTGCTAGTATTGGTGCAGGAAATGCAGCTACTTCCCTTTCGGAGATGCTAAATGATAAGATTCAGATGAAAGTTCCTAAAGTAAATATCTTACCTATAGATCAAGTTCCAGAAATTATGGGTGGAGCAGATAATCTAATAGCTGCTATCTTAGTTAGAATCAAGGGAGATATTAATGGTGGTGTTTTATTTACTTTAGGAAATAATAGTGCAAATAAATTAATCTCCTTATTAATTGGTGAAGAGGTTAATATTGAAAAGAATATAGGGGAACTAGAAGAGTCAGCTCTTAAAGAAGTAGCTAATATACTAACAGGGTCTAATCTAAATGCCTTTTCTCAGATGCTTAATATCAGAATAATGCCTGACGTTCCAGCTCTGGCTCATGATATGGCAGGCGCTATTTTAGAAGTAGCTTTTATAGAAATAGGGCAGATAGGGGATTATGCATTAGTAATTGAAACAGAGATTTTAGGTAATTTAGAGGTTAATGGTCAGTTCTTTATAATTCCTGATCCTGAATCTCTAGATTTTATGCTAAAGAGGTTAGGTGTTGATGTTGATTAG
- a CDS encoding chemotaxis protein CheD, with translation MLISNKIRVRMADLKVGKENDVLITSGLGSCVGLTLYDSSNKIGGMAHIMLPEFPSNRKQGKPEKYADTAIDILIEELRKVGANIRNLEAKMAGGAQMFNFSTSNDRIRIGVRNIEAVETILKRKRIPIIGAEVGENYGRTMELYNNTGEVIIKTVKQDDRIL, from the coding sequence ATGTTGATTAGTAATAAGATTAGAGTCAGGATGGCTGACCTTAAAGTTGGAAAAGAAAATGATGTTTTGATTACATCGGGTTTAGGTTCTTGTGTTGGATTGACTTTATATGATAGTAGTAATAAGATTGGAGGAATGGCTCATATTATGTTGCCAGAGTTTCCATCTAATCGTAAACAGGGTAAACCCGAAAAATATGCAGATACAGCAATAGATATCTTGATTGAAGAGTTAAGGAAAGTAGGGGCAAATATTAGGAATTTAGAGGCTAAGATGGCTGGAGGAGCCCAAATGTTTAATTTTTCAACTTCTAATGATAGAATAAGAATAGGAGTTCGTAATATTGAAGCTGTAGAAACTATCCTTAAAAGGAAAAGAATTCCGATAATTGGTGCTGAAGTAGGAGAGAACTATGGAAGAACGATGGAATTATATAATAACACAGGGGAAGTAATTATTAAAACAGTAAAGCAAGATGACAGAATATTATGA
- the flhA gene encoding flagellar biosynthesis protein FlhA, producing MATPLEGVQRRSLDQYNDVLFAIAVILIVVMFIVPLPTFLLDLLLTLNISLGLTILLVSMYLVNPLELSVFPSLLLIATLFRLALNVSTTRLILVQANAGKVIEAFGDFVVGGNYVVGFVIFVILVVIQFVVITKGSERVSEVAARFTLDAMPGKQMSIDADLSSGLITEAEARKKREEIRQEADFYGAMDGASKFVKGDAIAGIIITLINVLGGLIIGVIQLNLPILEALQTYTLLTVGDGLVSQIPALLISTATGIVVTRAASEGNLGQDFTKQLFSQPKTLIMVSAVILLLGVLTPLPTFPFLLLSIMLGVTGYMMYQAGKEKQEEMVFDQEEEEIEEYREPENLSQLLQVDPMELEVGYNLIPLVVPEQGGDLLDRVSMIRRQCALELGIIIPPIRIRDNMQLEPNYYRVNLRGIEIAQHDIKVDGYLAMDSGMATEEINGRETVEPAFGLPAIWIDEDDRERAEMAGYTVVDPPSVMATHLTELIKSHAYELLGRQEVKELIDNIKEDYPAVINELIPDLLTIGQVQKVLQNLLKEGISIRDLVSILEVLADQAKNTHDIGILTEYVRQEALSRHISKKYKGENNELYVITLAPELEEEISNSIQHSDQGSYIALNPNKAQQIFNSLSEKVEQVATQGIEPIVLTSPIVRYHFKRLTEQVAPNLTVLSFNELESYLNVQTVGMVKV from the coding sequence ATGGCTACACCTTTAGAAGGAGTTCAGAGAAGAAGTTTAGATCAATATAATGATGTATTATTTGCTATAGCTGTTATTTTAATAGTTGTAATGTTCATTGTTCCATTACCAACATTCTTATTAGACTTATTATTGACCTTAAATATTAGTTTAGGTTTGACAATTTTATTAGTATCAATGTATTTGGTAAATCCATTGGAGTTATCGGTATTTCCATCATTATTATTGATAGCAACTCTATTTAGATTAGCATTGAACGTATCGACTACCCGTTTGATTTTGGTTCAAGCTAATGCTGGAAAGGTAATTGAAGCCTTTGGTGATTTCGTTGTTGGTGGTAACTATGTAGTAGGTTTTGTTATCTTCGTTATCCTAGTTGTTATCCAGTTTGTGGTAATTACTAAAGGTTCTGAGCGTGTATCAGAGGTAGCAGCTAGATTTACTTTGGATGCTATGCCTGGTAAGCAGATGAGCATCGATGCTGACTTAAGTTCAGGATTGATTACTGAAGCAGAGGCAAGAAAGAAGAGAGAAGAGATAAGGCAAGAAGCCGATTTTTATGGTGCTATGGATGGTGCCAGCAAATTCGTAAAGGGTGATGCTATTGCTGGTATTATTATCACCCTAATTAACGTATTGGGTGGTTTAATTATTGGGGTTATTCAATTGAATTTACCTATTTTAGAGGCATTACAGACTTATACTTTATTGACAGTGGGTGATGGGTTAGTAAGTCAGATTCCTGCCTTATTAATCTCTACTGCGACAGGTATTGTTGTTACTAGAGCAGCATCTGAAGGAAACTTAGGACAAGATTTTACTAAACAGTTATTCAGTCAGCCAAAGACGTTAATAATGGTGTCTGCTGTAATTCTTCTATTAGGAGTATTGACGCCATTACCAACCTTTCCTTTTCTATTATTATCTATAATGCTTGGAGTAACAGGTTATATGATGTATCAGGCTGGTAAAGAGAAGCAAGAAGAGATGGTCTTTGACCAAGAGGAAGAAGAGATAGAGGAATATCGAGAACCAGAAAATCTATCACAGTTATTACAGGTTGATCCAATGGAGTTGGAGGTTGGTTATAATCTAATTCCTTTGGTTGTTCCTGAGCAAGGTGGAGACTTGTTAGATAGGGTTTCTATGATTCGTCGCCAATGTGCTCTGGAATTGGGGATTATTATTCCACCGATTCGAATTAGAGATAATATGCAGTTAGAACCAAACTACTATCGAGTTAATTTACGGGGCATTGAGATTGCTCAACATGATATTAAAGTTGATGGCTATCTAGCTATGGACTCTGGAATGGCTACCGAAGAGATTAATGGTAGAGAAACAGTGGAGCCTGCTTTTGGCTTGCCAGCTATTTGGATTGATGAAGATGATAGAGAAAGGGCTGAGATGGCAGGATATACAGTGGTAGATCCACCTTCTGTAATGGCAACCCACTTGACAGAATTAATCAAGTCTCATGCCTATGAACTATTAGGTAGACAAGAGGTTAAGGAGTTGATTGATAATATTAAGGAAGATTACCCAGCAGTTATTAATGAATTGATTCCAGATTTATTAACAATTGGTCAGGTTCAGAAAGTATTGCAGAATCTATTAAAAGAGGGAATTTCAATTAGAGATTTAGTCTCAATCTTAGAGGTCTTAGCTGATCAAGCTAAGAATACACATGATATAGGGATATTAACTGAATATGTAAGGCAAGAAGCATTATCTAGGCATATCTCTAAAAAATATAAAGGGGAGAATAATGAGCTTTATGTTATTACCTTAGCTCCAGAGTTAGAAGAAGAGATATCTAATTCCATTCAGCATAGTGATCAGGGCTCATATATTGCTTTAAATCCAAATAAAGCACAACAGATATTCAATAGTTTATCTGAAAAGGTTGAGCAAGTAGCCACTCAGGGTATCGAACCGATTGTCTTAACTTCGCCAATAGTTAGGTATCATTTTAAGCGATTAACAGAGCAGGTAGCACCAAACTTGACGGTATTGTCCTTTAATGAGCTAGAATCTTACCTTAATGTTCAAACAGTAGGGATGGTGAAAGTATAG
- a CDS encoding flagellar brake protein, whose protein sequence is MKRNSKVVKRFDLNRKLDINQRVDIIVPYGNYEGKYSSQVVDVKNSSIFTINTPFSEGEVINVPIGTKIDVMLRENTGLYQIPVKVIKREVEVTPLLIVELVGEVSKIQEREFFRLDIYQETEFRVVADNDDLINLNNFDEEAGLYNDLIRADNSHTYNAIIQDISASGLKMVTKDDSLVEGQILEIDFNFTNLPFDKILAKVVRVIVESKQDEKRYSIGVEFVHQNIVQRDKVIQWLFTKQRELRKKGLI, encoded by the coding sequence TTGAAGAGAAACTCTAAAGTAGTAAAGAGGTTTGACCTTAATAGAAAGCTGGATATTAACCAGAGAGTTGATATAATTGTGCCTTATGGAAATTATGAGGGAAAATATTCATCTCAGGTGGTTGATGTAAAAAATAGCTCAATTTTTACTATAAATACCCCTTTTTCAGAAGGTGAGGTTATTAATGTACCTATTGGAACTAAAATAGATGTTATGCTTAGAGAAAATACTGGATTATATCAGATACCAGTAAAGGTTATTAAAAGAGAAGTTGAAGTTACCCCTTTATTAATAGTAGAACTGGTTGGAGAAGTTAGTAAGATACAAGAAAGAGAATTCTTTAGATTAGATATTTATCAAGAGACAGAATTTAGAGTAGTTGCTGATAATGATGATTTGATTAATTTAAATAATTTTGATGAAGAAGCAGGTCTTTATAATGATTTAATAAGGGCTGACAATTCTCACACCTATAATGCTATTATCCAAGATATTAGTGCTAGTGGACTTAAGATGGTTACTAAAGATGATTCCTTAGTTGAGGGTCAGATTTTAGAAATAGATTTTAATTTTACTAATCTACCCTTTGATAAAATCTTAGCTAAGGTTGTTAGGGTTATTGTAGAGTCAAAACAAGATGAAAAAAGATATAGTATAGGGGTTGAATTTGTTCATCAAAATATAGTTCAACGAGATAAAGTTATACAATGGTTATTTACTAAGCAACGTGAACTAAGAAAGAAGGGGCTTATTTAA
- a CDS encoding flagellar brake protein encodes MAKGPQLKVNQKVTIEIEGGTGKGEYISRVLDFNDKTIELEIPFDEDNRPLSIKKKTPLKVTFPGRTALYQMETKVKSTKKKPVYSLIVFNSNNISRIQRRRFVRISIQEEIEYRPISYCDIKGKIEYDNYAEEFSKAVATDISGGGLMMVIQDVNRFERGQALELKVDFIDLSISILNGEIVRIVEKEDVETGKITTAYGIKFIDMSSDLREIIIEWVFAKQRELRKKGLI; translated from the coding sequence ATGGCAAAGGGACCTCAATTAAAGGTTAATCAAAAGGTAACAATAGAGATAGAAGGCGGTACTGGTAAAGGTGAATATATATCAAGGGTATTGGACTTTAATGATAAGACTATAGAATTAGAGATTCCATTTGATGAAGATAATAGACCTTTATCCATTAAAAAAAAGACTCCTTTAAAAGTAACCTTCCCAGGAAGAACAGCATTATATCAGATGGAGACAAAGGTAAAGAGCACCAAGAAGAAGCCTGTATATTCTCTGATAGTCTTTAATTCTAATAATATCAGTAGAATTCAAAGAAGAAGGTTTGTGAGAATTTCCATTCAAGAAGAGATTGAATATAGACCTATATCCTATTGTGACATTAAAGGAAAGATAGAGTATGATAATTATGCAGAAGAGTTTAGTAAGGCAGTAGCCACTGATATTAGTGGTGGAGGACTTATGATGGTCATACAAGATGTTAATAGGTTTGAAAGAGGGCAAGCCCTAGAGCTAAAGGTAGATTTTATAGATTTATCTATTAGTATATTAAATGGTGAAATTGTTAGAATTGTAGAAAAAGAAGACGTTGAGACTGGTAAAATTACTACTGCTTATGGAATTAAGTTTATTGATATGTCAAGTGATTTGAGAGAAATTATCATTGAATGGGTATTTGCTAAACAACGGGAATTAAGAAAAAAAGGATTGATTTAG
- the fliQ gene encoding flagellar biosynthesis protein FliQ, with amino-acid sequence MNQTLVIELGTQALLTVIKVSAPMLGLGMTVGLLVSIFQATTQLQEQTLTFIPKILAVLSAIIFFGPWMLNVLVDFITELFTNLPNYIG; translated from the coding sequence ATGAATCAAACATTAGTAATTGAATTAGGGACACAGGCATTGCTTACAGTAATTAAGGTATCAGCACCTATGTTAGGTCTAGGGATGACTGTTGGTTTGCTAGTCAGTATTTTTCAAGCAACTACGCAACTTCAAGAGCAGACTTTGACCTTTATTCCTAAGATTTTAGCAGTATTATCTGCTATTATCTTTTTTGGACCTTGGATGTTAAATGTTTTGGTAGACTTTATTACTGAACTATTTACTAATCTCCCTAATTATATCGGTTGA
- the fliP gene encoding flagellar type III secretion system pore protein FliP (The bacterial flagellar biogenesis protein FliP forms a type III secretion system (T3SS)-type pore required for flagellar assembly.) → MKQRWMQIIILTLMILVILQNNAFAETRFTIPNLKIQIGDEVEGDEPQDLALSLKILLLLTILTLAPSILILVTSFTRIVVVLSLLRRAVGTQQMPPNQIIIGLAIFMTIYIMAPVWTQINDQALQPYLNEEINQSTALETALNPLRAFMFKQTREKDLALFVNMSKVDRPNNKDDIPTYVLIPAFVISELKTAFQIGFMIYIPFIVIDMIVASTLMSMGMMMLPPVMISLPFKILLFVLVDGWYLVIKSLVETFH, encoded by the coding sequence ATGAAGCAGAGATGGATGCAAATTATAATACTAACTTTGATGATATTGGTAATATTACAAAATAATGCTTTTGCTGAAACTAGATTTACTATTCCTAATTTAAAGATTCAAATTGGTGATGAGGTGGAAGGTGATGAACCACAGGATTTAGCTCTTTCATTAAAGATATTATTATTACTGACGATATTAACTCTAGCTCCATCGATTTTAATTTTAGTAACTTCCTTTACTAGAATTGTTGTTGTATTGTCACTTTTAAGAAGAGCTGTAGGGACTCAACAGATGCCACCTAATCAAATTATAATTGGTTTAGCAATCTTTATGACAATTTATATTATGGCTCCTGTTTGGACTCAGATTAATGATCAGGCATTACAGCCATATTTGAATGAGGAGATAAATCAAAGTACGGCTTTAGAAACTGCATTAAATCCATTAAGAGCTTTTATGTTTAAGCAGACTCGTGAGAAGGATTTAGCACTTTTTGTTAATATGTCTAAGGTTGATAGGCCTAATAACAAGGATGATATTCCAACCTATGTTTTGATACCTGCTTTTGTTATTAGTGAGTTAAAGACTGCTTTCCAGATTGGTTTTATGATCTATATACCATTTATAGTGATAGATATGATTGTAGCAAGTACCTTGATGTCTATGGGAATGATGATGTTACCCCCAGTAATGATTTCATTACCATTTAAGATACTTTTGTTTGTTTTGGTTGATGGATGGTACTTGGTAATCAAATCCTTAGTGGAGACCTTTCATTAA
- the flhF gene encoding flagellar biosynthesis protein FlhF has translation MKIKKYRAETMQEAILKVKSDLGSDAIILHTRKFKQGGFFGLFAKKMVEVIATADQDNKKRKESKLSDSKQIDENIILKSELSQMKNMMNDLMGEIKNKNQQSLHLVVNPALERLIEALWTLGLSRKMAKDLAEEIANKVNLTDLNNEEIKDILREELKKELIDIQPIELEAGKTKVVSLVGPTGVGKTTTLAKLAARFSLFENKKVGLITADTYRIAAVDQLKTYSEIINLPLEVVFTPQELLNAIKGYSGYDLVLIDTAGRSQNNQLHISELKGFINNVPIDEIYLVLSATTKVNDLMKIIEVYNEIDLDKLIITKLDETNSWGTILEATAKAKKPLSYITVGQDVPEDIKLPESEQLVEDILKGLEL, from the coding sequence ATGAAGATAAAAAAGTACCGTGCAGAGACGATGCAAGAAGCAATATTAAAAGTGAAGTCAGATTTGGGCTCTGATGCTATTATTTTGCATACACGTAAATTTAAACAAGGTGGTTTTTTTGGCCTTTTTGCTAAAAAGATGGTAGAAGTGATAGCTACAGCTGATCAGGATAATAAGAAAAGAAAAGAGAGTAAATTAAGTGATAGTAAGCAAATTGATGAAAATATTATTTTAAAATCAGAATTATCCCAGATGAAGAATATGATGAATGATCTTATGGGAGAGATTAAAAATAAGAATCAACAATCTTTACATTTAGTAGTCAATCCAGCTTTAGAAAGGTTAATTGAAGCTTTATGGACTTTGGGGTTAAGTAGGAAGATGGCAAAAGATCTAGCTGAGGAAATTGCTAATAAGGTAAATTTAACAGATTTAAATAATGAAGAGATTAAAGATATTTTAAGGGAGGAACTAAAAAAAGAACTTATCGATATACAACCAATTGAATTAGAAGCAGGTAAGACTAAGGTTGTATCTTTAGTGGGACCAACAGGAGTCGGTAAGACTACTACTTTAGCGAAGTTAGCAGCAAGATTTTCGTTATTTGAGAATAAGAAAGTGGGGCTAATTACTGCTGATACTTATAGAATTGCAGCAGTAGATCAGTTAAAAACTTATAGTGAGATTATAAACTTACCCTTAGAGGTTGTCTTTACTCCTCAAGAACTATTAAATGCTATTAAGGGCTATAGTGGTTATGATTTAGTTTTAATTGATACTGCTGGTAGAAGTCAGAATAATCAACTTCATATCTCTGAATTAAAAGGTTTTATTAATAATGTTCCTATTGACGAGATATATTTAGTATTAAGTGCTACTACTAAAGTAAATGATCTTATGAAAATTATAGAAGTATATAATGAAATTGATTTGGATAAATTGATTATCACTAAGCTTGATGAAACTAATTCTTGGGGCACAATATTGGAAGCAACTGCTAAGGCTAAAAAACCTTTATCCTATATAACTGTTGGGCAAGATGTTCCAGAAGATATTAAACTACCAGAATCTGAACAATTAGTAGAGGATATATTAAAGGGGCTAGAATTATGA